The following is a genomic window from Aeromonas sp. FDAARGOS 1405.
ATGGACAATTGATAACAACATACTGTTTTTCTGTATTTGTATTATTTTTTATTTTGTACTCACTATGCTCTCTTGACACGAAGCGTGATAACAAATCAATGCTCCGTTGTGATCGCAATCCCCCCTCCCTCTGATGGATTATGACCTCAAATATCATAGGGCTCATTAATACCCCATTACGCTCTATCAGAAGACTCCCGTTATAGTAGGTCCAAATATGTCAAACCACAGCGACCTTGATATTCATCAGGTGAAATACTAAAACTAGCAAGTAACTTGCTTGCAGAAAAAACTCAAGCAAACATAAAATTTAATCATTAAAATCATAGTGTTAGAATGCTTTCGATAATGATTTCATATGTCTGAAGAAACATGAAAAGCCTGCATTTGAACATAACAGGCTTTAACCTTTTGTTAGATTACGCTAATTCGCGAGAGCATTACTTTGTACCGATTGCTCAACACTACTAGTCACCGATGTCGCTACAGAACCAGTGAGAAGAGGCTCAGAAGGATAGAGTTTGAGAGCTTCTAGACGCATCGCATTAGCAGCCTCTTTGCGACCTAGTGCGTTAAGTGCGATCACCATATTGGCGTATATGTTGGCACGTGGAGTATGACGTACAAAGGCCTGCCCCCACTCCAGATAAGCCTCCAGTTCAGCCTTGTTGTGTGTCTGCAAACCGACCATTAGACGGACAGCGTTTACATCAAACTCTACTCGTGTCAGCCATGCCATAGGATTGATAATCTCCAGCAATAGCGTCGGCTCTTTATAACCTCCTCGCTCGTATTTGGTGACGACCCAAGCGGTATGAAGGGCAGTCAGCATAAATGGGACAACCAATAAAGGAATGGCTATTGCAATAAATCGCAACAACAACCAGGGACGATACACCATATCCCACCACGATGATCTACCACAACGCACAAGACAGGTTTCTTCAATCTCGCTGTCAACGACATAAATCAGCGTCAGCAACAACCACCACAACACGATCGCATGGTAAAAGGGATATTCCGTCTGGGTATGGAGCAATATCGGTGTAACCAGGGCAAGCAGTGCCATGGCATTTACCCAACGAACCTTCGCCAGACGCCACAACAATGCCCCTCCCATGATCACTATGCCAACCATGGGGGCAATGCCCCCCTCAACAGACCAATAGAGAAACTCGTTGTGGGGGTGGTCGAGGTTGTAAATTACCATTCCAATATTTGGATCTACCTGCCGAGCCTCTGTGTATGCGTGGAAGAATGCAGATTCAAATCCACCATATCCGACTCCCAGTAACCAGTTCTGAAAAAGTAAACGAAACGTAAAAGGCCAGATATCTGACCGGGCACCACCCGAAAGATATTCATTCATCCCCCGACTCACACCTGACACCCAATACTGAGAAGCGAATCCAAGAACTGCTCCCAGCAAAACCAGGCCGAGCATTCGTACCAATAAACGTTGACGATGCAACTGGGGTCCAAGCAGAATAAATGCTAGCAATCCCCCAAGCTGCCC
Proteins encoded in this region:
- a CDS encoding PglL family O-oligosaccharyltransferase; this encodes MLTRIMMVLCALYWLLGMHFFMHNPGGAGLYLPFNAWGWIFASLAIGLGLWQVTLRQRLVFSRLQAALWIGALLLLLPMFYPGFPLKDYAMPRLLGLFAGLLFLFGLYQWRFKRLLRDRLLYLVLIAIAMEAALGLVQFYLLTPGNWIGYDTNANRPYGIFQQPNVMATFMATGIALAIWLVLRGNDHVWLRRVSYGVILAASLLLIVLQSRVGQLGGLLAFILLGPQLHRQRLLVRMLGLVLLGAVLGFASQYWVSGVSRGMNEYLSGGARSDIWPFTFRLLFQNWLLGVGYGGFESAFFHAYTEARQVDPNIGMVIYNLDHPHNEFLYWSVEGGIAPMVGIVIMGGALLWRLAKVRWVNAMALLALVTPILLHTQTEYPFYHAIVLWWLLLTLIYVVDSEIEETCLVRCGRSSWWDMVYRPWLLLRFIAIAIPLLVVPFMLTALHTAWVVTKYERGGYKEPTLLLEIINPMAWLTRVEFDVNAVRLMVGLQTHNKAELEAYLEWGQAFVRHTPRANIYANMVIALNALGRKEAANAMRLEALKLYPSEPLLTGSVATSVTSSVEQSVQSNALAN